A genomic region of Synechococcus sp. NOUM97013 contains the following coding sequences:
- a CDS encoding chlororespiratory reduction protein 7 yields the protein MSDPLIRSLDHYVVLVPGEPEQLLSAGDTLAWLAQRLRGLDPWPADLKGCASPEQAASRLLDTACELEMSPGFSLQWYAVRLEPPTA from the coding sequence ATGTCTGATCCTCTGATCCGATCGCTTGATCACTACGTGGTGCTGGTGCCCGGAGAACCGGAACAGCTGCTCAGCGCAGGCGACACCCTGGCATGGCTGGCACAACGTTTGCGCGGGCTGGACCCATGGCCGGCGGATTTGAAGGGTTGCGCGAGCCCGGAACAGGCGGCCTCCCGTCTTCTCGACACGGCCTGCGAACTGGAGATGTCACCAGGCTTCTCTCTGCAGTGGTACGCGGTCCGACTGGAACCACCAACCGCCTGA
- the rbfA gene encoding 30S ribosome-binding factor RbfA: protein MAPGRRVERVAALIRRETSELLISGIRDERVHQGMVSITNVEVSGDLQHCKIFVSVLADGEARNQVMDGLQAASGYLRGELGRRLQMRRAPEVIFQLDRGLEKGTSVLSLLGELERERQVRGEIPAGSDIDPGQTGDEHS, encoded by the coding sequence ATGGCCCCCGGACGTCGGGTTGAACGCGTGGCCGCCCTGATCCGTCGGGAGACCAGCGAACTGCTGATCAGCGGCATCCGGGATGAGCGGGTGCACCAGGGCATGGTGAGTATCACCAACGTGGAGGTGAGCGGCGATCTTCAGCACTGCAAGATCTTCGTCAGTGTTTTGGCTGATGGCGAAGCCCGCAACCAGGTGATGGATGGGCTGCAAGCCGCCAGTGGTTATTTGCGCGGCGAACTTGGACGGCGACTGCAGATGCGTCGTGCCCCTGAAGTGATCTTTCAACTCGACCGTGGCCTTGAAAAAGGCACCTCCGTGTTGAGCCTGCTGGGTGAACTTGAACGTGAGCGACAGGTCCGAGGGGAGATTCCCGCCGGCAGTGATATTGATCCCGGACAAACCGGAGATGAACACAGCTGA
- a CDS encoding SRPBCC family protein — MGRWLEHSVTTEVKAPVDRVWAVWSDLEAMPKWMRWIESVKTLDDPDLTDWTLAAQGFRFSWKARITQRVEAQQLHWESVGGLPTKGGVRFYAEQPDRTAVKLTVTYELPGVLAPLMEPTILGGIVTKELQANLDRFRDLVEDGGAAHS, encoded by the coding sequence ATGGGACGTTGGCTTGAACATTCGGTGACAACGGAGGTCAAAGCACCTGTAGACCGCGTCTGGGCCGTCTGGAGTGACCTTGAAGCGATGCCTAAATGGATGCGCTGGATTGAGTCGGTGAAGACCCTCGATGATCCCGATCTCACCGACTGGACCCTGGCGGCGCAGGGATTCCGCTTCAGCTGGAAAGCGCGAATCACCCAGCGGGTGGAAGCTCAGCAGCTTCATTGGGAATCGGTTGGTGGGCTCCCCACCAAAGGTGGGGTTCGCTTCTATGCCGAACAACCGGATCGCACTGCGGTGAAGCTCACGGTGACCTACGAGCTTCCAGGAGTCTTGGCACCGTTGATGGAACCGACCATCCTTGGAGGGATCGTCACGAAAGAACTGCAGGCCAACCTTGATCGCTTTCGAGACCTGGTGGAAGACGGCGGAGCCGCCCACTCCTGA
- a CDS encoding uroporphyrinogen-III synthase yields the protein MTSKQHQPLQGRTVVITRAQEQQSEGRRMLESLGARVLELPALEIGPPDSWAPLDDALAELENFHWLILSSANGVDAVESRLQRMGRCLARRPESLKIAAVGRKTARRLDDLGASADFVPPTFVADSLIDHFPVSGWGLRILLPRVQSGGRTLLAEAFGEAGSRVVEVAAYESRCPETIPHDTLQALEASEVDAVSFSSGKTVSHTVALLTEAIGNDRMESVFQKPAVVSIGPQTSLRCMELLGRVDAEACPHDLDGLVEACVQAIQRR from the coding sequence ATGACTTCCAAGCAGCATCAGCCACTGCAGGGACGCACGGTGGTGATCACCCGTGCCCAGGAGCAACAAAGTGAGGGACGGCGCATGCTGGAGTCCCTTGGCGCCAGGGTTCTCGAGCTGCCAGCCCTAGAGATCGGCCCCCCAGACAGCTGGGCCCCCCTCGACGATGCACTCGCCGAACTGGAGAACTTTCACTGGCTGATCCTGTCCAGCGCCAACGGTGTTGATGCGGTCGAATCCAGGCTCCAGAGGATGGGACGGTGTTTAGCCAGACGTCCTGAGAGCCTCAAGATCGCAGCCGTGGGGCGCAAGACCGCCCGGCGCTTGGACGACCTTGGTGCCTCTGCCGACTTCGTGCCACCCACCTTCGTGGCCGACAGCCTGATCGACCATTTTCCCGTGTCGGGCTGGGGGCTGCGCATCCTGTTGCCAAGGGTTCAGAGCGGCGGACGCACGCTGCTCGCTGAGGCCTTCGGCGAGGCCGGCTCGCGAGTGGTGGAAGTCGCGGCCTATGAATCGCGCTGCCCTGAGACGATTCCACACGACACGCTCCAGGCCCTCGAAGCCAGCGAGGTGGATGCCGTCAGTTTCAGCAGTGGGAAAACGGTGAGTCACACCGTTGCTCTGCTGACTGAGGCCATCGGCAACGACCGGATGGAATCGGTGTTTCAAAAACCGGCCGTGGTGTCGATCGGGCCCCAGACCAGCCTGCGCTGCATGGAGCTGCTGGGGCGTGTCGACGCCGAAGCCTGCCCGCATGACCTCGATGGGCTGGTGGAAGCGTGCGTTCAAGCCATACAACGGCGCTGA
- a CDS encoding glycosyltransferase: protein MLSLSMIVRDEATRIEACLQSVQDFVDEMVVVDTGSTDETVAMAQACGARVEHLEWPGDFAPARNAALEHVKGDWVLVLDADEQLRTEAIPKLKALMAQPDVLVINLLRHELGAAMAPYSNVSRLFRRHPRIQWSKPYHSMIDESVAALMRDEPQWRIANCAEPALLHDGYRPELLSGTDKAKRLRQSMERWLEEQPGDPYACAKLGALEVSEGNRDRGIKLLRHGLETLPSGEEFIAERYELLLNLGIALAADDREAAMACYREALALPLETRLSLGARLNLAALLMQQNQLEEAIQLTTTACQRAPEVALAWYNLGLMERRRGDLLAAINAYERSIGLDPSHAESHQNLAVARLMGGDIDGARTGFRQAISVLQAQQRHEEAAALKAQISGLVKLDETPGA from the coding sequence ATGCTCAGCCTCTCGATGATCGTGCGCGATGAAGCGACGCGGATCGAGGCCTGCCTGCAGTCCGTGCAGGACTTTGTCGATGAGATGGTCGTCGTCGACACCGGCTCCACGGACGAGACGGTGGCAATGGCCCAAGCCTGCGGGGCCCGTGTTGAACATCTGGAATGGCCGGGGGACTTTGCCCCCGCACGCAATGCAGCACTGGAGCATGTGAAGGGGGATTGGGTGCTGGTGCTCGATGCGGACGAGCAGCTCCGCACGGAAGCGATTCCCAAGCTGAAAGCCCTGATGGCCCAGCCGGATGTGCTGGTGATCAATCTGCTCCGACATGAACTGGGTGCGGCGATGGCGCCCTACTCCAATGTGAGTCGCCTGTTCCGCAGGCATCCCCGCATTCAATGGAGCAAGCCCTATCACTCCATGATCGATGAGAGCGTCGCTGCTCTGATGCGCGACGAGCCCCAGTGGCGCATTGCCAATTGCGCCGAACCGGCACTCCTCCATGACGGCTATCGCCCCGAGCTCCTCTCAGGAACCGACAAAGCCAAGCGTCTGCGTCAATCGATGGAACGCTGGCTGGAGGAACAACCCGGTGATCCCTATGCCTGCGCAAAGCTCGGCGCCCTGGAAGTCAGCGAAGGAAACCGCGACCGAGGCATCAAGCTGCTGCGCCATGGCTTGGAGACACTGCCGAGTGGCGAAGAGTTCATTGCCGAGCGCTATGAACTGCTGCTCAACCTGGGCATCGCCCTGGCCGCAGACGACCGCGAGGCGGCCATGGCCTGCTACCGAGAGGCTTTGGCGTTGCCCCTGGAGACACGGCTCAGCCTTGGCGCCCGCCTGAATCTGGCAGCCCTGCTGATGCAGCAGAACCAACTGGAGGAAGCCATCCAGCTCACGACCACCGCCTGCCAGCGCGCTCCCGAAGTGGCTCTGGCCTGGTACAACCTCGGCTTAATGGAACGGCGCCGTGGCGATCTGTTGGCCGCGATCAACGCCTACGAGCGTTCAATCGGCCTTGACCCTTCCCATGCTGAAAGCCACCAGAACCTGGCCGTGGCACGACTGATGGGAGGGGACATCGACGGTGCTCGAACCGGATTCCGTCAGGCGATCTCCGTTCTGCAGGCGCAGCAGCGCCATGAGGAAGCTGCGGCACTGAAGGCGCAGATCAGTGGCCTGGTGAAACTGGACGAGACTCCAGGCGCATGA
- a CDS encoding glycoside hydrolase family 3 protein, giving the protein MNTAERRRAVAQLLVVRASGHASDRQRRYPRWELSNAALQELLEAGVGGVILLGGSATDLQQRCRNLRDWAGHSDLLLCADVEEGVGQRFEGASWLVPPMALGRLKTKDPDTAVALAESYGRVTGAQAKRCGLNWVLGPVCDVNSNPANPVINVRAWGQNAEVVADLAEAFQRGLHNSGVLGCAKHFPGHGDTAQDSHLELPVIHHSRERLDRLELIPFRRLIAAEVASVMTAHLLVPSLDDQRPATLSKAVLTDLLRHDLGFQGLVVTDALVMEAISRRVGPGEAAVQAFEAGSDLILMPVDAHAAIDAICAALDNGRIPESRLHESMQRRQQALKRCSDLETATPGNAIETEADHALAMELVERSLEAQGPVLTPTAQLTGLNLIRVDGVLPCPVLRADSAAVSAPEGLGFRTRICHDKGLSPWADRGDPKEPLALETLGDGGVLLQLFLRGNPFRAGQERSEPWAEAIEQLLRHGRLAGLIVYGCPYRWDALRTLLPESTPAGYSPGQMPEAQEQLLSKIIGTTPAGTGGRDFTD; this is encoded by the coding sequence ATGAACACAGCTGAACGCCGCCGGGCTGTCGCCCAGCTGCTGGTGGTCCGAGCCAGTGGCCATGCGAGTGACAGGCAACGGCGCTATCCCCGCTGGGAACTCAGCAACGCTGCCCTGCAGGAGCTGCTGGAGGCTGGTGTGGGAGGGGTGATCCTCCTGGGTGGCAGCGCCACGGATCTTCAGCAGCGCTGCCGAAATTTGCGCGACTGGGCTGGTCACTCAGACCTGCTGCTGTGCGCCGATGTGGAGGAAGGCGTGGGCCAGCGGTTTGAAGGCGCGTCCTGGCTCGTGCCCCCCATGGCGCTGGGGCGGCTGAAGACGAAAGATCCCGACACAGCCGTGGCGTTAGCAGAAAGCTATGGAAGGGTCACGGGAGCTCAGGCCAAACGTTGCGGCCTCAACTGGGTGCTTGGCCCGGTCTGCGACGTCAACAGCAACCCGGCCAACCCGGTGATCAATGTGCGGGCATGGGGTCAAAACGCTGAAGTGGTCGCCGATCTGGCGGAGGCGTTTCAACGGGGTCTACACAACAGTGGGGTTCTGGGGTGTGCGAAACATTTCCCCGGACACGGTGACACCGCACAGGACTCGCATCTGGAGCTTCCTGTGATTCACCACTCCCGCGAACGCTTGGATCGGTTGGAGCTGATTCCCTTTCGACGACTGATTGCCGCTGAGGTCGCCAGTGTGATGACAGCCCATCTGCTGGTGCCGTCTCTGGATGACCAAAGACCAGCCACGCTCTCCAAGGCGGTCCTGACCGATCTGTTGCGGCACGACCTGGGCTTCCAGGGGCTTGTGGTCACGGATGCCTTGGTCATGGAAGCCATCAGCCGACGGGTGGGACCTGGAGAAGCCGCGGTGCAGGCCTTTGAAGCGGGTTCCGATCTGATCCTGATGCCTGTGGATGCCCATGCGGCGATCGATGCCATCTGTGCCGCCCTCGACAACGGCAGGATTCCCGAATCACGCCTGCACGAATCGATGCAAAGGCGTCAGCAGGCTTTGAAGCGCTGTTCAGATCTGGAAACTGCAACGCCTGGCAACGCAATCGAAACCGAAGCCGACCATGCATTGGCCATGGAGTTGGTGGAACGCTCTCTGGAAGCCCAAGGACCTGTGCTGACACCCACAGCGCAGCTGACAGGCCTGAACCTGATCCGCGTGGATGGCGTGCTGCCCTGCCCCGTGCTGCGGGCTGATTCAGCGGCGGTCTCGGCACCGGAAGGCCTCGGCTTCAGGACTCGGATCTGCCACGACAAAGGACTCTCGCCATGGGCAGATCGCGGTGATCCGAAGGAGCCCCTCGCCCTAGAGACCCTGGGGGATGGTGGAGTCTTGCTGCAGCTGTTCCTGCGCGGCAACCCGTTCCGGGCAGGTCAGGAACGCAGCGAACCATGGGCGGAAGCGATTGAGCAACTACTGCGGCATGGACGCCTGGCAGGCCTGATCGTTTACGGGTGTCCCTACCGCTGGGATGCACTGCGCACTCTCCTGCCGGAGTCCACGCCCGCTGGCTACAGCCCCGGACAAATGCCTGAAGCCCAGGAACAACTGCTGAGCAAGATCATCGGCACGACACCTGCAGGGACTGGAGGCAGGGACTTCACCGACTGA
- a CDS encoding glutathione S-transferase family protein produces the protein MLELHQFRHSAFCLKVRMALQSKGLSFREVEVTPGIGQIAVFRLSGQRQVPVLVDGDQVVADSSAICRYLETLEPAPALIPDEPRLRAQVELIEDWADTTLAAAARAALLQAAVDDPLLRDALLPDDVPSPVRQVMSGLPGGWLSGVGDLLGQEQRASMLSSLCSMADAIDAAGVMVGDVLSLADLSVAAQLSLLRFPPSAGSALAGRGVPGISDHPRLQSLFQWRDQLEARLIQQDPAATV, from the coding sequence ATGCTGGAGCTTCATCAGTTCCGTCATTCGGCCTTCTGTCTGAAGGTGCGGATGGCGCTGCAGTCGAAAGGACTCAGTTTCAGAGAGGTGGAGGTCACTCCCGGCATCGGCCAGATCGCGGTGTTCAGGCTTTCGGGACAACGTCAGGTGCCCGTGTTGGTGGATGGTGATCAGGTGGTGGCCGATTCCAGTGCCATCTGCCGTTATCTCGAGACGCTTGAGCCAGCGCCAGCCCTGATCCCCGATGAGCCCCGCCTGCGCGCTCAGGTGGAGTTGATCGAAGACTGGGCAGATACGACCCTGGCAGCTGCAGCCCGTGCAGCACTGTTGCAGGCGGCAGTGGATGACCCACTGCTAAGAGATGCGCTGCTTCCCGACGATGTGCCGTCACCCGTTCGGCAGGTGATGTCAGGACTGCCAGGCGGTTGGCTGAGTGGCGTAGGCGATTTGCTCGGTCAGGAGCAGAGGGCCTCCATGCTCAGCAGCCTCTGCTCCATGGCTGATGCCATCGATGCCGCTGGGGTGATGGTTGGCGATGTGCTGAGCCTGGCTGATCTGTCGGTGGCGGCGCAGTTGTCGCTTCTGCGTTTCCCACCTTCAGCAGGCTCTGCGCTGGCTGGCCGCGGCGTTCCAGGGATTAGCGATCACCCTCGACTGCAGTCGTTGTTTCAATGGCGTGATCAGTTGGAGGCGCGTCTGATCCAGCAGGATCCAGCTGCAACGGTGTGA
- a CDS encoding iron-sulfur cluster assembly accessory protein: MSSSETTAETTATAVVDTAPSHTARDGKGVLITEPAMQQLAKLCADQGDNKVLRVGVRSGGCSGMSYTMDFVPASETLEDDESYEYEAPDGATFTVICDPKSLLYIYGMQLDFSTALIGGGFNFTNPNATQTCGCGSSFAV; this comes from the coding sequence ATGTCCAGCTCCGAAACCACCGCTGAAACAACTGCAACTGCAGTGGTAGACACGGCTCCCTCCCACACCGCACGGGATGGCAAAGGCGTCCTGATCACCGAACCTGCCATGCAGCAGTTGGCGAAGCTGTGCGCTGATCAGGGTGACAACAAGGTGCTGCGCGTCGGTGTGCGCTCTGGCGGCTGCAGCGGTATGAGCTACACGATGGACTTCGTGCCGGCATCCGAAACGCTTGAGGATGACGAAAGCTACGAATACGAGGCTCCCGATGGCGCCACTTTCACGGTGATCTGCGATCCCAAGAGCCTGCTCTACATCTACGGAATGCAGCTCGACTTCAGTACGGCACTGATCGGCGGCGGCTTCAATTTCACCAATCCGAACGCAACGCAGACCTGTGGCTGCGGGAGCTCTTTTGCTGTCTGA
- a CDS encoding lipid-A-disaccharide synthase-related protein: MSRLLLLSNGHGEDLSGALLGRALQAEGHNVEALPLVGKGQPYRDAGIGLIGGTQEFSTGGLGYTSLQGRLTELVQGQVIYLLRRLVRLLRIAKRYDLVVVIGDVIPVMAAWLSRRPVATYLVAYSSHYEGRLRLPWPCSDCLRSPRFKAIFSRDQLSADDLSNQLKRRVDFLGNPFMDPVLSDTRRLPPARRRLGLLPGSRRPELEQNLLLLLQVIDQLPESWRNNGELQLELALVSSLQDAELSALVAPRHWHLEAGSDNRPSALCRGNCHIWIRRGNFGAVLHSSDLLLCMAGTAAEQAVGLARPVLQLVGQGPQFTEGFAEAQRRLLGPSVFCAPGEAGDPVTLERTAQMVLNLLERHQQDAELRSICDREAVNRLGLAGGGSRMAASISRLLQASP, from the coding sequence GTGAGTCGACTGCTGTTGCTCAGCAATGGTCATGGGGAGGATCTCTCCGGTGCCTTGCTGGGCCGCGCGCTGCAGGCTGAAGGACACAACGTCGAAGCACTTCCGCTGGTAGGGAAAGGCCAGCCCTACCGGGATGCAGGCATTGGCCTGATCGGGGGAACCCAGGAGTTCAGCACCGGTGGACTGGGTTACACCAGCCTGCAAGGGCGCCTGACCGAATTGGTCCAAGGACAGGTGATCTATCTCTTGAGACGCCTGGTCCGCCTGCTGCGCATTGCCAAGCGCTACGACCTCGTGGTGGTGATCGGCGATGTGATTCCAGTGATGGCGGCTTGGCTGAGCAGACGCCCTGTGGCCACTTACCTGGTGGCCTATTCCAGTCACTACGAGGGACGCCTGCGCCTGCCATGGCCATGCAGTGACTGCCTGCGCAGTCCACGTTTCAAAGCGATCTTCAGCCGCGATCAACTGAGTGCCGACGATCTCAGCAACCAGCTCAAACGACGCGTCGATTTCCTCGGCAACCCCTTCATGGATCCTGTGCTGAGCGACACCAGGCGGCTGCCCCCGGCCCGTCGCCGGCTGGGGCTGCTGCCGGGCAGCCGGCGACCGGAACTGGAACAGAACCTGCTGCTGTTGCTGCAGGTGATCGATCAGTTGCCAGAGTCTTGGCGCAACAACGGTGAGCTTCAGCTCGAGCTGGCACTGGTGTCGTCTCTCCAGGATGCGGAGCTCTCAGCATTGGTTGCACCACGCCACTGGCACCTGGAGGCAGGATCGGACAACAGACCTTCGGCGTTGTGTCGTGGTAACTGCCACATTTGGATCCGGCGCGGCAACTTCGGCGCGGTGTTACACAGCTCCGACCTGCTGCTCTGCATGGCCGGGACGGCCGCAGAACAGGCGGTGGGACTCGCAAGACCGGTGCTGCAACTGGTGGGGCAGGGTCCGCAGTTCACCGAAGGCTTTGCTGAGGCCCAACGCCGTCTGCTGGGACCCAGTGTGTTTTGTGCTCCAGGAGAAGCTGGTGATCCAGTCACGCTCGAACGGACGGCTCAGATGGTGTTGAACCTCCTGGAGCGACATCAACAGGACGCTGAGTTGAGATCCATCTGTGACAGAGAGGCTGTGAATCGTCTCGGCCTGGCCGGCGGGGGGAGCAGGATGGCGGCATCCATCTCCCGACTGCTGCAGGCGTCTCCATGA
- a CDS encoding TIGR01777 family oxidoreductase yields MRLLLIGCTGLVGRGLVPQLQAAGHQLTVVSRRPSPAGFSSAQATQLDWIQLDPAVAASWAPSTPLHEALNLCDGVVNLAGEPIAEKRWTAQHRQLLESSRLDTTRHLVAAMASLNQPPSVLVNASAVGYFGTSEEACFDEASAAGDDFLAQLCQRWEETAAAKPASTRLVQLRIGIVLSAEGGALAKMLPVFRAGFGGPIGSGRQWMSWIERSDLCTMIQTALESESWSGAFNAVAPEPVSMAIFASSLGRCLGRPSLLPVPGPMLQLLLGDGAKVVLEGQQVRSTRLESVGFSFRCPTLPVALDVATSSRRR; encoded by the coding sequence ATGCGCCTCCTGCTGATTGGTTGCACCGGTCTGGTAGGCCGTGGCCTGGTGCCTCAGCTTCAAGCTGCAGGTCATCAACTCACTGTGGTGAGTCGCCGGCCATCACCAGCCGGATTCTCGTCGGCTCAAGCTACCCAGCTTGATTGGATCCAACTCGACCCGGCCGTGGCGGCCAGTTGGGCGCCATCCACTCCACTGCACGAGGCGCTGAATTTGTGCGATGGCGTGGTGAATCTGGCGGGTGAACCGATCGCGGAGAAGCGCTGGACAGCCCAGCATCGTCAGTTGCTTGAAAGCAGCCGCCTGGACACCACCCGTCATCTTGTGGCTGCCATGGCCTCGCTGAATCAGCCGCCCTCGGTTTTGGTCAATGCCTCGGCTGTGGGTTATTTCGGCACAAGTGAAGAGGCTTGCTTCGATGAAGCCAGTGCCGCTGGCGACGATTTTCTGGCTCAGCTCTGTCAGCGGTGGGAAGAAACCGCCGCCGCCAAGCCAGCCTCCACGCGTCTGGTGCAGCTGCGGATCGGCATTGTGCTGTCAGCCGAAGGTGGTGCACTGGCCAAGATGCTTCCGGTGTTCCGCGCCGGTTTCGGTGGTCCGATCGGCTCGGGTCGTCAGTGGATGAGCTGGATCGAGCGCAGTGATCTCTGCACGATGATCCAGACGGCACTGGAATCGGAGTCCTGGTCCGGTGCGTTCAATGCCGTCGCACCTGAACCCGTGTCCATGGCGATCTTTGCCAGCAGCCTTGGACGTTGTCTCGGTCGCCCGAGTCTGCTTCCCGTACCTGGGCCGATGCTGCAGCTGCTGCTTGGTGATGGCGCCAAGGTTGTTCTCGAGGGGCAGCAGGTCCGCTCCACCCGACTCGAGTCCGTGGGCTTCAGCTTTCGTTGTCCGACCTTGCCCGTTGCACTTGACGTTGCCACCAGCTCCAGACGCCGTTGA
- the zds gene encoding 9,9'-di-cis-zeta-carotene desaturase — MRVAIVGSGLAGLSAAVDLVDAGHEVNLYEARPFMGGKVGSWVDPDGNHIEMGLHVFFFNYANLFALMRKVGAFENLLPKNHTHLFCNKGGDLRELDFRFPIGAPFNGLKAFFTTPQLTWIDKLRNALALGTSPIVRGLVDYEGAMRTIRALDSVSFQDWFVGHGGSMESIRRMWNPIAYALGFIDCEAISARCMLTIFMMFAAKTEASKLNLLKGSPHRWLTGPILDYIQARGGKLHLRHRVKQVEFSDGDQPEVTALQLTTPDGDVRVEADAYLAACDVPGIQRLLPEQWKRFPQFAAIHKLEAVPVATVQLRYDGWVTELGDEQESRRRDVDQPAGLNNLLYTADADFSCFADLALASPEDYRKPGEGSLLQCVLTPGDPWIPKSVDEIVAHTDRQVRELFPSARNLKLTWSNVVKLAQSLYREAPGMEPYRPEQRTPVRNFFLAGSYTRQDYIDSMEGATMSGHLAAAEILKRLVQLATNAAVA, encoded by the coding sequence GTGCGGGTCGCGATTGTTGGTTCCGGTCTGGCAGGCCTGTCCGCTGCTGTGGATCTTGTGGATGCCGGCCATGAGGTGAACCTTTATGAGGCTCGTCCGTTCATGGGCGGAAAAGTGGGCAGCTGGGTGGATCCCGACGGCAATCACATCGAGATGGGATTGCATGTGTTCTTCTTCAATTACGCCAATCTCTTTGCCTTGATGCGCAAAGTGGGCGCCTTCGAGAATTTGTTGCCGAAGAACCACACCCACCTGTTCTGCAATAAGGGCGGTGATCTGCGAGAGCTCGATTTCCGCTTTCCGATCGGTGCTCCGTTCAACGGTTTGAAGGCATTTTTCACCACACCTCAGCTCACCTGGATCGACAAGCTGCGCAATGCTCTGGCGCTGGGCACCAGCCCCATCGTTCGCGGTTTGGTGGATTACGAGGGGGCGATGCGCACGATTCGCGCGCTGGATTCCGTCAGTTTTCAAGATTGGTTTGTGGGCCATGGCGGGAGCATGGAGAGCATCCGGCGCATGTGGAATCCAATTGCCTACGCACTTGGGTTCATCGATTGCGAAGCGATCTCGGCCCGTTGCATGCTGACCATCTTCATGATGTTCGCGGCCAAAACTGAAGCTTCGAAACTGAATCTGCTCAAAGGATCTCCTCACCGTTGGCTGACTGGCCCGATCCTTGACTACATCCAGGCGCGTGGTGGAAAGCTGCACCTCCGCCACCGCGTGAAGCAAGTGGAGTTCAGTGATGGAGATCAACCGGAGGTCACGGCCCTTCAGCTGACGACACCGGATGGTGATGTTCGCGTTGAAGCAGATGCCTATTTGGCCGCCTGTGATGTCCCCGGTATTCAGCGACTCCTCCCTGAGCAGTGGAAGCGTTTCCCTCAGTTCGCGGCGATTCACAAGTTGGAAGCCGTTCCTGTGGCCACCGTTCAACTCCGCTACGACGGTTGGGTGACGGAACTTGGTGACGAACAGGAGTCCCGCCGTCGTGATGTGGATCAGCCCGCAGGCCTCAACAATCTCCTCTACACCGCTGATGCTGATTTCAGTTGCTTCGCGGACTTGGCTTTGGCTAGTCCTGAGGACTACCGCAAGCCGGGTGAGGGATCGTTGCTGCAGTGTGTGCTCACACCAGGTGACCCATGGATTCCCAAGTCTGTCGATGAGATCGTTGCCCATACCGACCGTCAGGTGCGCGAGCTGTTCCCTTCGGCCCGCAATCTCAAGCTCACTTGGAGCAATGTGGTGAAGCTGGCGCAATCGCTCTACCGCGAGGCACCGGGCATGGAGCCTTACCGCCCTGAGCAGCGCACACCGGTTCGGAACTTTTTCCTGGCAGGCAGTTACACGCGTCAGGACTACATCGATTCCATGGAGGGAGCCACGATGAGTGGCCACCTCGCGGCTGCGGAAATTCTCAAGCGACTAGTGCAGCTGGCCACGAATGCGGCGGTGGCCTGA
- a CDS encoding DUF751 family protein has protein sequence MRDFFVNVTRYPRYLITFGLGVINSVAEPLARRRSNPVTAVALIGALISGFLSVSFVLRAMVSSAPQL, from the coding sequence ATGCGCGATTTTTTCGTCAATGTGACGCGCTACCCGCGCTATCTGATCACCTTTGGCCTCGGTGTGATCAATTCCGTCGCTGAGCCACTGGCACGTCGACGCAGCAATCCGGTCACCGCTGTCGCGCTGATCGGGGCACTGATCAGCGGCTTCCTCAGTGTCAGTTTCGTGCTGCGTGCCATGGTGTCTTCAGCACCACAACTCTGA
- a CDS encoding DUF6816 family protein translates to MVKSLLALLLTMVLQLVQVDAAAADDRNQVFLEQRFSNWPEWTLPAPLPRPRGRQDLIYPSWFDGTWEVRSEQLDRQGESQNGDDPLLHQARFRLNQRGDLVGDRVFNARSVGDALLGTQLLSVEQDPDQVNRQLARLKGDLMLETTVIGRKESDPRERSVFFSDELALQVVHGPAAPRISRIETLTRYERCGAAICADQRQVSHDGPGLESEVSLEGRSSRFQLTLTPLQLDPAGSDAPPTDHAIETTTAVEGDR, encoded by the coding sequence ATGGTGAAATCGCTGTTGGCACTGCTGCTCACCATGGTGCTGCAGTTGGTGCAGGTCGACGCCGCAGCCGCTGACGATCGCAACCAGGTGTTCCTGGAGCAACGCTTCAGCAACTGGCCCGAATGGACGCTGCCGGCTCCTTTGCCGAGACCCCGTGGCCGCCAGGATCTGATTTATCCCTCCTGGTTTGACGGCACCTGGGAGGTGCGAAGCGAACAGCTTGATCGCCAAGGTGAAAGTCAAAACGGAGATGACCCGCTGCTGCATCAAGCTCGCTTTCGACTCAATCAACGTGGTGACCTGGTGGGCGACCGTGTGTTCAATGCCCGTTCCGTTGGTGACGCACTGCTAGGCACTCAGTTGCTCAGCGTTGAGCAGGATCCTGATCAGGTGAACCGTCAGCTGGCCCGGTTGAAGGGAGATCTGATGCTGGAGACAACCGTGATCGGTCGCAAAGAAAGCGACCCCAGAGAGCGTTCAGTCTTCTTCAGCGATGAGCTGGCACTGCAGGTGGTCCACGGCCCCGCAGCACCTCGGATCAGCCGCATCGAGACGCTCACCCGCTACGAGCGCTGTGGTGCTGCGATCTGCGCCGATCAACGCCAGGTCAGCCATGACGGTCCCGGCCTTGAGAGCGAGGTATCGCTGGAAGGGCGCAGCAGCCGATTCCAGCTCACCCTCACACCGTTGCAGCTGGATCCTGCTGGATCAGACGCGCCTCCAACTGATCACGCCATTGAAACAACGACTGCAGTCGAGGGTGATCGCTAA